One segment of Triticum aestivum cultivar Chinese Spring chromosome 2A, IWGSC CS RefSeq v2.1, whole genome shotgun sequence DNA contains the following:
- the LOC123190510 gene encoding putative disease resistance protein RGA4 encodes MPCFTLEKQNACALRCHALHQHRFGKVSAHQCQYHAMDDPTPISACNRLHHRVYKYLPILFTQTSTTPAPAIIWLVLCFTNLCLPALSLATAIICALDFSMEVAIGAARWVVGKALGPVADGLLEAWAASKELGPNVDALKMELLYVQGMLNNSRSRNIDNPALNVLLQKLRDLAYSAEDVLDELDYFRIQDQLDGTYEAADEHARGCVCNLYLNAHHTARAAGKLLCFCPFLRTASRVDPSEPREEDTRQQVLCCAWPCAKQRSARSNTPSAPHNHQANEEVRRCMRKLASGACNTIRHVGKLLHCSSLPTHDDDSSVMPVICGACKHKASLKKHVKETPKLEFDRVDLSKRMKHIVEQLQPVCAKVKAILNLELLGSSHTTAPSIAKSPSTTTSDIIESTLYGRETAKKSIIDSITHVKYSDKDLTILPIVGSGGIGKTTLVQHIYHSQEVQKHFQVKVWICVSQNFIVNKLTEEIEKAIPSVEGEKGGRAEVLIEQRLNSKRFLLVLDDIWKCESEDWERLLVPLRKGQTKGNIILVTTRFPAVAEIVKTTDSSIDLKGLEQGVFTDFFRACIFRDKQSQKDHHGLLEIGDKIAEKLKGSPLAAKTVGRLLRNHLDVYHWNRVLESREWEMQTGERDIMPALKLSYDYLSFHLQQCFSRCALFPEDYKFNSEELIHFWIGLDILPSGDRNKTVEDLGVDILNDLVNHGFFKKDETGGHPYYIIHDLLHDLALKVASHECLSLHHSNVRSVEIRPSIRHLSIIIDDPDDSNGITDETFKSELRKLKTKLKVENLQTLIIFGGEDESFVSIFGDLFMEANALRVLCLPTLSYPLESMLHNFSSLRHLRFLKLGTSISQMHLPTTLSRFYHLKILDLQEWDGSLLLPRDMSNLAKLCHFLAQYDDVHSGIYNVGKLKLLQELKVFAVNKESEGFELNQLEHLNEIRELGIYNLEKIHTKDKAVEAKLIDKNYLHKLTLCWDSERSNIEPDVEAVVLESLQPHRNLQELCIRGHRGPCPAWLGDNLVVEALQTLCLVGVSWCVFPSLGKTWDLRELTVENIATIKEFSLEQSFCKIVKLTLMDLENFEKWVPRATHLFSCLQVLIIKNCPKLLELPCSSHIVYPLKQDWNIDWFPKLQKLRIENCPGVFLLPPIPWTHTLSNVSISGVGSKLPNQLVYSRVALKITGKDGMHSLGQLLLFSGLTELQELEVNAKDGMHNLDQLLLFSQLTELQELEIENCPPLKLEHFLMLTSLKRLWAWSSNLGVVASEVQSGVEWQHPCHTLIFMAQHLR; translated from the exons ATGCCTTGCTTCACCCTAGAAAAACAGAATGCGTGTGCCCTGAGATGCCATGCCTTGCACCAACATAGGTTCGGCAAAGTATCAGCTCACCAATGCCAATACCACGCAATGGATGATCCCACACCTATTTCTGCTTGCAACCGCCTGCATCACCGGGTCTATAAGTACCTCCCTATCCTCTTCACCCAAACATCGACAACACCTGCGCCTGCAATCATCTGGCTGGTCTTGTGTTTCACCAATCTCTGCCTCCCTGCTCTCTCGCTCGCAACTGCAATCATCTG CGCCCTTGATTTCAGCATGGAGGTAGCCATAGGTGCGGCGCGATGGGTGGTGGGCAAGGCGCTGGGCCCTGTCGCCGACGGCTTGCTGGAGGCGTGGGCTGCCAGCAAGGAGCTAGGCCCTAACGTTGACGCGCTAAAGATGGAGCTTCTCTATGTGCAGGGGATGCTCAACAACTCCCGCAGCCGGAACATTGACAACCCTGCACTTAACGTGCTGCTGCAGAAGCTGCGGGACCTCGCGTACAGTGCCGAGGATGTGCTGGACGAGCTCGACTACTTCCGTATCCAGGACCAGCTCGACGGCACCTACGAGGCCGCCGACGAGCATGCCAGGGGCTGCGTGTGCAATCTCTACCTCAACGCTCATCACACCGCTAGAGCTGCTGGCAAACTGCTCTGCTTCTGTCCATTTTTGCGTACGGCTAGCCGTGTTGATCCAAGCGAGCCAAGGGAAGAAGATACAAGGCAACAAGTACTCTGCTGCGCTTGGCCATGTGCCAAGCAGCGGAGTGCACGCTCAAACACCCCGTCAGCGCCACACAACCACCAGGCCAACGAAGAGGTCAGAAGATGCATGCGCAAGCTCGCTTCTGGTGCTTGCAACACCATCCGTCATGTTGGTAAACTCCTCCATTGCTCATCCCTCCCAACTCATGATGATGATAGTTCTGTCATGCCAGTCATTTGCGGTGCCTGCAAGCACAAGGCATCCCTGAAAAAGCATGTGAAAGAAACTCCAAAACTAGAGTTTGATAGGGTGGATCTGTCTAAAAGAATGAAGCATATTGTAGAGCAACTGCAGCCAGTATGTGCAAAGGTCAAAGCCATTCTTAATCTAGAGTTGTTGGGTTCTAGCCATACTACCGCCCCAAGCATTGCCAAGAGTCCATCCACCACCACCTCTGACATTATAGAGTCAACACTGTACGGGAGAGAAACTGCGAAGAAGAGCATCATAGATAGTATTACTCATGTTAAATATAGTGACAAAGACCTAACTATCCTGCCAATTGTTGGTTCGGGTGGCATAGGGAAGACAACTCTCGTACAACACATATATCACAGCCAAGAAGTGCAAAAGCATTTTCAGGTCAAGGTCTGGATATGTGTATCTCAGAATTTCATTGTTAATAAGCTGACTGAAGAGATTGAAAAAGCAATACCTAGTGTGGAAGGTGAAAAAGGGGGTAGAGCAGAAGTGTTAATTGAACAGAGATTAAATTCTAAAAGGTTTCTGCTTGTATTAGATGATATTTGGAAGTGTGAATCTGAGGACTGGGAAAGGCTTTTAGTACCACTCAGAAAAGGGCAGACAAAGGGCAATATAATTTTAGTGACAACTCGGTTTCCAGCTGTAGCAGAAATTGTTAAAACAACTGATAGTTCAATAGATCTGAAGGGCTTAGAACAAGGAGTGTTTACAGACTTTTTTCGAGCATGCATTTTTCGCGATAAGCAATCACAAAAAGATCATCATGGGCTACTTGAGATTGGGGATAAGATAGCAGAAAAGCTAAAGGGATCCCCTCTTGCAGCAAAAACTGTAGGTAGATTATTGAGAAACCACCTTGATGTGTATCATTGGAATAGAGTCCTAGAAAGTAGAGAATGGGAAATGCAGACCGGTGAGCGTGACATTATGCCTGCATTGAAACTTAGCTATGATTATCTGTCTTTTCATCTGCAGCAATGTTTTTCTCGTTGTGCTTTATTTCCTGAAGATTACAAGTTTAACAGTGAAGAGCTCATTCATTTCTGGATAGGACTGGATATTTTGCCTTCTGGTGATCGAAATAAAACAGTTGAAGATTTAGGTGTGGACATTTTAAATGATTTGGTCAACCATGGATTTTTCAAAAAAGATGAAACTGGCGGGCATCCATATTATATCATTCATGACCTGCTGCATGATTTAGCTTTGAAGGTTGCATCTCATGAATGTCTTAGTTTGCATCACTCTAATGTAAGATCAGTAGAAATTAGGCCATCTATCCGTCACTTGTCGATCATAATAGATGATCCAGATGATAGTAATGGAATTACTGATGAGACCTTTAAGAGTGAGTTGAGGAAACTTAAGACAAAATTGAAGGTTGAAAACTTGCAAACATTAATTATATTTGGAGGAGAAGATGAAAGCTTTGTCAGCATATTTGGTGATCTGTTCATGGAAGCAAATGCTCTCCGTGTTCTTTGTTTGCCCACATTGTCATATCCCCTGGAATCCATGTTGCATAACTTTTCATCACTTCGTCACCTACGATTCCTAAAGCTAGGGACTTCAATCAGCCAGATGCATTTACCAACAACCTTATCCCGATTTTATCATTTGAAGATATTGGATCTACAAGAATGGGATGGTTCTTTACTTTTACCTAGAGACATGAGTAACCTTGCAAAATTGTGCCATTTTCTTGCCCAATATGATGATGTTCATTCGGGTATTTATAATGTCGGGAAACTAAAACTCTTACAGGAGTTAAAGGTTTTTGCAGTCAATAAAGAAAGTGAAGGGTTTGAACTAAATCAACTAGAGCATCTCAACGAGATAAGAGAGCTTGGGATTTATAACCTTGAGAAAATACACACCAAAGACAAAGCAGTTGAAGCAAAACTGATAGACAAAAACTACTTGCACAAGTTAACATTATGTTGGGATAGTGAGCGGTCCAATATTGAACCCGATGTGGAAGCAGTGGTTCTAGAGAGCCTTCAACCACATAGAAATCTTCAAGAGTTGTGCATTAGAGGACACAGAGGTCCTTGTCCAGCGTGGTTGGGTGATAATCTCGTTGTTGAGGCTCTACAGACTCTTTGTCTTGTTGGTGTTTCTTGGTGTGTTTTTCCTTCTTTGGGGAAGACGTGGGATCTTCGTGAACTAACAGTGGAGAATATTGCCACAATAAAGGAGTTTAGTCTAGAGCAAAGCTTTTGCAAGATAGTAAAGCTTACACTCATGGActtagaaaattttgaaaaatgggtaCCACGGGCCACTCATTTGTTCTCGTGTTTGCAAGTACTGATTATTAAAAATTGCCCTAAACTCTTGGAGTTGCCATGTTCAAGCCACATTGTTTACCCACTGAAACAAGACTGGAACATAGATTGGTTTCCCAAACTACAAAAACTCAGGATAGAAAATTGCCCTGGAGTCTTCCTACTGCCTCCTATCCCTTGGACTCATACTTTGAGCAACGTCTCGATAAGTGGTGTGGGATCAAAGCTACCAAACCAGTTAGTCTACTCTAGAGTAGCATTAAAAATTACTGGAAAGGATGGTATGCATAGCTTAGGTCAGCTGTTACTATTCAGTGGACTAACAGAACTTCAGGAATTGGAAGTTAATGCAAAGGATGGTATGCACAACTTGGATCAGCTGTTACTGTTCAGTCAACTAACAGAACTTCAGGAGTTGGAGATAGAAAATTGCCCACCTTTGAAGCTGGAGCATTTTCTAATGCTAACCTCATTGAAGAGATTGTGGGCATGGTCGTCAAATCTTGGGGTGGTGGCATCAGAAGTTCAGAGTGGTGTCGAATGGCAGCATccttgtcacaccctgattttcatggcacaacacttaagatga